A single Streptomyces sp. Edi2 DNA region contains:
- a CDS encoding MerR family transcriptional regulator — MGDAPHGDGELLTIGAFARACRLSPKALRLYDELGLLTPDRVDPRSGYRHYAPAQLERARLVAWLRRLGMPLARIREVCELVPDAAAGAVAAYWAQVEADTAARRDLAAFLVDQLSRKDTVMTEPLTPVTMRCAALTDQGLVRPAQQDAAYAGPRLLAVADGYGPRGGPAATAAIEALRELEHRDLASADLPAVLEEAAHRAHRAAPAANEASGSTLTALLRSGSQLALLHIGDSRAYVLRDSGLFRVTHDHSLVQSLVDEGRLTPEEASSHPQRALLLRSLEGGTAFAPDLQLLEARPGERYLLCTDGLTSVVAAETIQDVLTTADGPDHAVRDLIRLAREAGAPDNVGCVVGEIRAA, encoded by the coding sequence CCTGCTGACCCCGGACCGTGTCGACCCGCGAAGCGGCTACCGCCACTACGCCCCGGCCCAGCTGGAGCGGGCCCGGCTGGTGGCCTGGCTGCGCCGGCTCGGTATGCCGCTGGCCCGCATCCGCGAGGTGTGCGAGCTGGTGCCGGACGCGGCGGCCGGGGCGGTCGCCGCGTACTGGGCGCAGGTCGAGGCCGACACCGCCGCCCGCCGGGACCTGGCCGCCTTCCTCGTCGACCAGCTGTCCAGGAAGGACACCGTCATGACCGAACCGCTCACCCCGGTGACGATGCGCTGCGCCGCCCTGACCGATCAGGGACTGGTGCGCCCGGCCCAGCAGGACGCCGCCTACGCGGGACCGCGGCTGCTGGCCGTGGCCGACGGCTACGGCCCCCGTGGCGGCCCCGCCGCGACGGCCGCGATCGAGGCGCTCAGGGAACTGGAGCACCGGGATCTGGCCTCGGCGGACCTGCCGGCCGTCCTGGAGGAGGCGGCCCATCGGGCACACCGCGCCGCCCCGGCGGCCAACGAGGCCTCCGGCAGCACCCTCACCGCGCTACTGCGCTCCGGCTCGCAGCTGGCGCTGCTGCACATCGGGGACTCGCGTGCCTACGTCCTGCGCGACTCCGGCCTCTTCCGCGTCACCCACGACCACAGCCTGGTCCAGTCGCTGGTCGACGAGGGCCGCCTCACCCCCGAGGAGGCCTCGTCGCACCCCCAGCGCGCGCTGCTGCTGCGGTCGCTGGAGGGCGGCACCGCGTTCGCCCCTGACCTGCAACTGCTGGAGGCCCGGCCCGGGGAGCGCTATCTGCTGTGCACCGACGGCCTGACCTCGGTGGTGGCGGCCGAGACGATCCAGGACGTGCTGACCACGGCCGACGGCCCCGACCATGCCGTACGGGACCTGATCCGACTCGCCCGCGAGGCGGGGGCGCCGGACAACGTGGGGTGTGTGGTGGGCGAGATCAGGGCGGCGTAG
- a CDS encoding FAD/NAD(P)-binding oxidoreductase, whose amino-acid sequence MAPAPAAPSHHQVLIVGGGTAGITVAARLRRAGVRDIALLEPSETHWYQPLWTLVGGGQAPLRAALRTEAEVIPPGVRWLRERATAVDPASRTVTTASGRVLSYGRLVLAPGLQLDWDGVPGLASALGHGGVSSNYRPDLAPLTWDLIRRMRSGTAVFTMPSGPVKCGGAPQKIAYLAADHWRKRGVLGAIRTILVLPEPAMFKVPVFSRALTETARRYGIEVRLSSEMTRLDGAAREAVITDHTTGKDETVRYDLLHAVPPQRAPEWLADGPLADPDSPFGYVKADRETLQHPDFSDVFVLGDVANLPTSKTGAAIRKQAPVVVANLLAHLRGRPATARYDGYTSCPLVTARHKMLLAEFDYDLQPTPSIPFIDTTRERTDMWFLKRYGLPQLYFKGMLKGLA is encoded by the coding sequence ATGGCCCCCGCACCCGCCGCCCCGTCCCACCACCAGGTCCTCATCGTCGGCGGCGGCACCGCAGGCATCACCGTCGCCGCCCGGCTGCGCCGCGCCGGTGTCCGGGACATCGCGCTGCTGGAGCCGTCCGAAACACACTGGTACCAGCCGCTGTGGACGCTGGTCGGCGGCGGCCAGGCCCCGCTGCGCGCCGCGCTGCGCACCGAGGCGGAGGTCATACCGCCCGGCGTGCGCTGGCTGCGGGAGCGCGCCACCGCCGTCGACCCGGCCTCCCGTACGGTCACCACCGCCTCCGGCCGGGTCCTCTCCTACGGGCGGCTGGTGCTCGCCCCGGGCCTGCAGCTCGACTGGGACGGCGTCCCCGGCCTGGCCTCGGCCCTCGGACACGGCGGGGTGAGCAGCAACTACCGGCCCGATCTCGCCCCGCTCACCTGGGATCTGATCCGCCGGATGCGCAGCGGGACAGCGGTGTTCACCATGCCGTCCGGGCCGGTGAAGTGCGGCGGCGCCCCGCAGAAGATCGCGTATCTGGCGGCCGACCACTGGCGCAAGCGCGGCGTGCTGGGCGCGATCCGCACCATCCTGGTGCTCCCGGAGCCTGCGATGTTCAAGGTGCCGGTCTTCTCCCGTGCGCTGACGGAGACGGCCCGGCGGTACGGCATCGAGGTGCGGCTGAGCTCCGAGATGACCCGGCTCGACGGCGCGGCGCGCGAGGCAGTGATCACCGACCACACCACCGGCAAGGACGAGACCGTCCGCTATGACCTGCTGCACGCCGTACCGCCGCAGCGCGCCCCCGAGTGGCTGGCCGACGGCCCCCTGGCCGACCCCGACTCCCCCTTCGGGTACGTCAAGGCCGACCGGGAAACCCTCCAACACCCTGACTTCTCCGATGTGTTCGTGCTCGGCGATGTCGCCAACCTGCCGACGTCCAAAACGGGTGCCGCGATCCGCAAGCAGGCGCCGGTCGTCGTCGCCAACCTCCTCGCCCATCTGCGCGGCCGCCCCGCCACCGCCCGCTATGACGGCTACACCTCCTGCCCCCTGGTCACCGCCCGGCACAAGATGCTGCTCGCCGAGTTCGACTACGACCTGCAGCCCACCCCCTCGATCCCCTTCATCGACACCACCCGGGAACGCACCGACATGTGGTTCCTCAAGCGCTACGGGCTGCCGCAGCTCTACTTCAAGGGGATGCTCAAGGGTCTGGCCTAG